In Saccharicrinis fermentans DSM 9555 = JCM 21142, a genomic segment contains:
- a CDS encoding DEAD/DEAH box helicase, with translation MEAYIKQIQELKAPTFQKIRQIAIDSISYLSKDERDELWCKLNHGVDLLDSHELMCQFLRSFGNMHEAKIHEALKVIPNSIFNGEFDIVDWGCGQALATMTLLDYLNRNKLNINVQKITLIEPSSMVLERAALHVGTFLGGNSKVVKCNKFLDDVTINDFISEGNRPVIHFFSNILDIKQINLKLLAGKLDESVLDDNYIVCVGPLNYSNKRIDHFYDYFKVPLLYEKLDTQLYYGGSNTCTCNIKVFQLKYTGEGNLIPIEFYPEVQFHAAYQLDGINHLSKEIAGKNQKDINDLCEKLTCFETATPFDIGASIYDDVHPILAVLNNIVTRGLPTKASPFIESQFAQAFGLTARENRPNGDIVFSLQKELDYLLLLQWLYQEDNNKEQTEYTKVDTVNLQLVLSPIAIARLQKVILEALMLGRLSLDQDEWRVLVEEKDVPCAAIAFKDLAMLFDHICGLSEDYSYIKFPKIELDIISCEEFSNSPLHLDANVSAVKKAVHKKVEYDLVIETSTIGYKGIKEDSFSHFKVKKYCYFKIQSAKEITSTRTIYTSDEINYRNLVSKDERGEYKEIEERKSLLQYFLQLLFRKQDFRPGQLPILSRALQKKCVIGLLPTGGGKSLTYQIAALLQPGITLIVDPLSSLMKDQYDGLINAGIDCCTYINSTVEDKEARAKQMEKSEKLFVFMSPERLAIYKFRKRLQRMHETSVYFAYGVLDEVHCVSEWGHDFRIPYLHLGRNLYQYVKPKNGHVSLFGLTATASFDVLADVERELSAEGAFVLDADTIVRYENSDRLELQYKIEKVKVKFEEDKFFKFGHLDPGLPRAISLFGPFSSKAIQLAKNRALYSYISEVPKYVNELQNPDWLATIHSRFKKRQNLDELAYRDLKTEMAADFFKKQECYDQAGIVFCPHKANTGISVEANKQILSTKVASIGTFLGGDDTGSSVENLELFRDNKQSVMVATKAFGMGIDKPNVRFTVNMNYSSSLESFVQEAGRAGRDRKMALATILISDYKIERLNPIVTYDGDDFKIKKVFNAISGKWFEEGDLEVILEHYNIQVDPEYIDICTPANDFAKISCSNKTATGIFIFSKKLCEEECPNYSHCDAAKVPMQAREWMLQSELEQLINDNKLIIDKKFIEYQNNDFSTVLHFYKNSFKGPIVEKTNMNALLNNHMITVFKGDDIEFAEEGVSLVKGFLSPLVDAEIGEEIVSFIKYEPAKPVTKEEGTQLDIAKAIYRMTCIGLIDDFTQNYEKKGYRIVSKRKGEGEYIKALNKFLLRYYNTERAKVELEKLNDFKVKGDPKVPIKDEIYKCLAFLIDFVYEKISEKRKRAINDMRTFCISGLDESNDWKDTNENLKDFLYFYFNSKYAKKGYEAANGEPYCITTDTNEGKDSSIKIVYKYLRVIEDEIIGISGTPIDNVKHLQGAVRLIRRSLTDSNPSLSLLNAFCLYFLGTNDNKLLDEELKESYFNGMIEFEKRLSIKTFWEFYDTYNGFIEGVCTNLSLFEEHKIELTLKIHKEKLINFEINYTE, from the coding sequence ATGGAAGCATACATAAAACAAATACAAGAGCTAAAAGCCCCCACATTTCAGAAAATTAGACAGATTGCTATCGATAGCATTAGTTATTTAAGTAAAGACGAAAGGGATGAATTATGGTGTAAGTTGAATCATGGGGTTGATTTACTAGATTCCCATGAACTAATGTGCCAGTTTTTGCGGTCATTCGGTAATATGCATGAGGCCAAAATTCATGAGGCTTTAAAAGTTATACCTAATAGTATTTTTAATGGTGAATTTGATATTGTTGACTGGGGGTGTGGTCAAGCTTTGGCAACAATGACTTTGTTGGATTATTTAAATCGTAACAAGTTAAATATTAATGTTCAAAAAATTACTCTTATTGAACCATCTTCTATGGTATTGGAGCGGGCTGCGTTGCATGTGGGCACTTTTCTGGGAGGGAATAGTAAGGTAGTAAAATGCAACAAGTTTCTGGATGATGTAACCATCAATGACTTTATATCAGAAGGTAATAGGCCAGTCATTCACTTCTTTTCCAATATCTTGGATATTAAACAGATTAACCTTAAGCTATTAGCCGGAAAGTTGGATGAATCAGTACTTGATGATAATTATATAGTGTGTGTTGGCCCATTAAATTATAGCAACAAACGTATTGATCATTTTTATGATTATTTTAAAGTTCCATTGCTTTATGAAAAATTAGATACTCAATTGTATTACGGAGGTTCAAACACCTGTACTTGTAATATAAAGGTCTTTCAATTAAAGTATACAGGTGAAGGTAATCTGATACCGATTGAGTTTTATCCTGAAGTACAATTTCATGCAGCATATCAGTTAGATGGAATAAATCACCTAAGTAAAGAAATTGCTGGTAAAAACCAGAAAGATATTAATGATTTATGCGAAAAACTAACTTGTTTTGAAACCGCTACACCCTTTGATATTGGAGCAAGTATATACGACGATGTACATCCAATATTGGCTGTACTTAATAATATAGTGACTAGAGGATTACCCACGAAAGCAAGTCCTTTCATCGAGTCACAGTTTGCGCAAGCATTTGGTTTAACCGCGAGAGAGAACAGACCTAATGGCGATATAGTTTTTAGCTTGCAAAAAGAGTTGGATTATCTGCTACTACTGCAATGGTTATATCAAGAAGATAATAATAAAGAACAAACAGAATATACAAAAGTTGATACTGTCAATTTACAACTTGTATTGTCTCCCATAGCCATTGCACGATTACAAAAAGTTATTTTAGAGGCATTAATGTTGGGTCGACTGAGTTTAGATCAGGATGAATGGAGGGTTTTGGTAGAAGAAAAAGATGTTCCTTGTGCAGCCATAGCTTTTAAAGATTTAGCGATGTTATTCGATCATATATGTGGTTTAAGTGAGGATTATAGTTATATTAAATTCCCGAAAATAGAACTGGATATCATTAGCTGCGAAGAGTTTAGTAATTCACCTTTACATTTAGATGCGAATGTTTCCGCAGTTAAAAAAGCAGTCCATAAAAAAGTAGAGTATGACTTGGTAATAGAAACCTCCACAATAGGGTACAAGGGTATTAAGGAAGATAGCTTTAGCCATTTTAAGGTAAAAAAATATTGTTATTTTAAGATTCAGTCAGCAAAGGAAATTACTAGTACAAGGACAATCTATACGAGTGATGAAATAAATTACCGAAATTTAGTTTCTAAAGATGAACGGGGGGAGTATAAGGAAATTGAAGAAAGAAAATCTTTATTGCAATACTTTTTACAATTATTATTCCGCAAACAAGATTTTCGACCTGGTCAGCTGCCCATATTGAGTAGAGCATTACAAAAAAAATGTGTCATAGGATTATTACCAACGGGGGGAGGTAAATCATTAACTTACCAAATTGCAGCACTTTTACAACCTGGTATAACTTTGATTGTTGATCCTTTAAGTTCGTTAATGAAGGATCAATATGATGGATTAATCAATGCAGGAATAGATTGTTGTACTTATATCAATTCCACGGTGGAAGATAAAGAAGCAAGAGCTAAGCAGATGGAGAAATCTGAAAAGTTGTTTGTATTTATGTCTCCAGAACGATTGGCAATCTATAAGTTTCGTAAAAGACTACAAAGGATGCACGAAACATCAGTATATTTTGCTTATGGAGTGCTTGATGAAGTTCATTGTGTTTCAGAATGGGGACATGATTTTAGAATCCCATATTTACATTTAGGAAGAAATTTATACCAATATGTGAAACCAAAAAATGGTCATGTCTCATTATTTGGACTAACAGCTACAGCCTCATTTGATGTACTGGCCGATGTTGAACGCGAATTATCAGCAGAAGGAGCCTTCGTACTAGATGCAGATACCATCGTCAGGTATGAAAATAGTGATAGATTAGAGTTACAATATAAAATAGAAAAGGTTAAGGTTAAATTTGAAGAAGATAAATTCTTTAAATTCGGACACTTAGATCCAGGTTTGCCAAGAGCTATCAGTTTATTTGGTCCTTTTTCATCAAAGGCAATCCAATTAGCGAAAAATAGAGCATTATATAGTTACATTAGTGAGGTACCTAAATATGTAAATGAATTACAAAATCCTGATTGGTTAGCTACCATTCATTCACGTTTCAAAAAACGTCAAAATTTAGATGAACTAGCGTATAGAGATCTTAAAACAGAAATGGCTGCTGATTTTTTCAAAAAGCAGGAGTGCTATGATCAGGCAGGTATTGTTTTTTGTCCACATAAAGCTAATACCGGTATTTCAGTAGAAGCAAATAAGCAAATACTATCTACAAAAGTAGCATCCATAGGAACATTTTTGGGTGGTGACGATACCGGTTCTAGTGTTGAAAACCTTGAACTATTTAGGGATAATAAGCAATCGGTAATGGTGGCAACGAAAGCTTTTGGAATGGGTATTGATAAGCCTAATGTTCGCTTTACGGTGAATATGAATTACTCAAGCTCTTTAGAAAGTTTTGTTCAAGAAGCCGGTAGAGCAGGTAGAGATAGAAAAATGGCCTTAGCTACTATCTTAATATCTGATTATAAAATAGAGCGCCTTAATCCTATAGTGACTTATGATGGGGATGATTTTAAGATAAAAAAAGTATTTAACGCTATAAGTGGGAAATGGTTTGAAGAAGGTGATTTAGAGGTAATATTAGAACATTATAATATTCAAGTAGATCCGGAATATATTGATATTTGTACCCCTGCTAATGATTTTGCAAAAATAAGTTGTTCTAATAAAACTGCTACAGGTATTTTTATATTCTCAAAAAAATTATGCGAAGAGGAATGCCCTAATTATAGCCATTGCGATGCAGCTAAAGTACCTATGCAAGCAAGAGAGTGGATGTTACAGAGTGAATTAGAGCAATTGATAAATGATAATAAACTTATTATTGACAAAAAATTTATAGAATACCAAAATAACGATTTTAGTACGGTATTGCATTTTTATAAGAATAGCTTTAAAGGCCCTATTGTTGAGAAAACAAATATGAATGCGTTACTCAATAACCATATGATTACCGTTTTTAAAGGGGATGATATTGAGTTTGCAGAGGAGGGTGTAAGTCTGGTTAAAGGATTTTTATCTCCGCTAGTAGATGCTGAAATTGGAGAAGAAATTGTTTCGTTTATTAAATATGAACCTGCTAAACCAGTTACAAAGGAAGAAGGAACCCAATTGGATATTGCAAAGGCAATATATAGAATGACCTGTATAGGTTTAATTGATGATTTTACACAAAATTATGAAAAAAAAGGCTATAGGATTGTATCTAAAAGAAAGGGTGAAGGAGAATACATAAAAGCACTAAATAAATTTTTACTACGATACTATAATACAGAAAGGGCAAAAGTTGAACTTGAAAAGTTGAATGATTTTAAGGTGAAAGGAGATCCTAAAGTACCGATAAAAGATGAAATTTATAAATGTTTAGCTTTTCTAATAGACTTTGTTTATGAGAAAATATCAGAAAAAAGAAAACGTGCGATTAACGACATGCGCACATTCTGTATTAGTGGGCTTGATGAATCAAACGATTGGAAAGACACAAACGAAAATTTGAAAGATTTTCTATATTTTTATTTTAATTCTAAATATGCGAAAAAGGGTTATGAAGCTGCTAACGGAGAACCATATTGTATCACAACAGATACTAATGAAGGTAAAGATTCATCAATAAAGATAGTATATAAATATCTTCGTGTGATAGAAGATGAGATTATTGGTATTAGTGGTACTCCAATTGATAATGTAAAACACTTGCAAGGAGCTGTGCGCTTAATACGTCGCTCTTTAACTGACAGTAATCCATCGCTATCTTTGTTAAATGCATTTTGCCTATATTTTTTGGGTACAAATGACAATAAGTTACTTGATGAAGAATTGAAAGAAAGCTATTTCAATGGGATGATAGAGTTTGAGAAACGTCTTTCTATTAAAACATTTTGGGAATTTTATGATACATATAACGGATTTATAGAGGGCGTATGTACTAATCTGTCTCTGTTTGAAGAGCACAAAATAGAACTCACTCTTAAAATACATAAAGAGAAATTAATAAACTTTGAAATAAACTATACCGAATAA